TTGCTGGGGGTGGCCAGGTTAAACAGGCCCGAGAACGAGCCCGGTTCCAGCGTGATGGCCAGATCGGCGTCGAACGTCGGGGCGAAGTTAACGAGGGTACGACCGCTGCCGCTAAGGCCGGAGATCGCGGTGCGTCCGCCGTCAGCGTTGTCGGTAAGCGTCGAGGTGTTGGTGACGCCACCGGCACCATTGTCGACGTACAGCACGAGGGCGTTTCCGCTAAAGCTAACACCGGGCGACAGCGAGAAGTCGATGTTGCTGCCGTTCTCGATGACCGTCAGCGTGCTGCCTCCGATCGCGCCACCGAACCCGGTCGCGCCGTTGCCACTGTAAACCGCCGCCGACACCGGCGTTGCGGTCGCCACCGCCACCAGGGCAGCGGCGGCCAGGAGAGCCGAGCGAGACGAAACGCCACGACGACGCGAGATACCCATTTTCATATCCATCCTCCGAAGGCCAAGTGACGCAGGTCGTGGTCGCACGAACGCATCAAGTGTCATTGAAATGTTCCAGCTCGAAAGCTCGCATCGCAGTCAACCGGACCGCGACGGGCCGCTCCGCATCTCGAACCCGAGACAGGAGGGAAGTGCCGCTTCAGTTTAACCGGTTTATCGGATAAAGCAAATTGAGATGTGAATTTTGCGAGTGCCAAGCCGGGATTGAGGCCAGCAAATCGCGATATGAGGACATTCCCGCGGGATCGTTTGCTTTCGTTAAACGGCGAGGTAAACTGTTTTACCACGTCATGAAGGCGTTGTTCCGGGTGGGAAGGTGGGGGCAGATGAAAGGTGGTGCTGTGACGTCCACGATTTTTGATAAACTACAGCTACCTGTGGACCCTAGCCGTATTGATACCGACGCCTTGGTTCCCGCCGTGCCGGGGCCCCCTGGAGGGGGGCGCCCCGATCGGCCGGTGAGTTTGCGCGATGTGGCGAAGATGGCGAACGTATCGGTCGCCACCGTTTCGATGGTGTTGAACGACAACCCGCGCATCAGCCGTGCGACGCACATGCACGTGCAGCGCATCATCGACAAGGTCGGCTATCGGCCGAACCGGTTAGCTCAGTCACTCTCCAGCAAGTACACGCAAGTGCTGGCGATCATCATCCCCGCGCTGCGTCACGCGTTCGCCGACGCTTACTTTGGTGAGGTGATCTCCGGAGTCTGCGACCGCGCGGGCAAGCTGGGGTACAAGGTCATCCTAGAGCAGGCCAAGCCGGAATACATCAAGACCAAGCAGCACGTCGAGATTTTCGAACGGCGCTACGTGGACGGCGTGGTGGCGATGGGTGTGAACGATCGCCATACGTTTCTCGACGAGTTCGCCGACCGCCGATATCCGGTCATCGTGGTCGACAACTACTTCCCGCAGTGGGGCCTCGACCACGTCGTTTGCGATTATCGCGGTGGGGCGGAGCAGGCGATGAATTACCTGCTTCAGTTGGGCCACCGCGAGATCGGGCTGATTTACGCGGCCCCCGAGATCCGCACGTCGCGCGACAAGATCGAGGTCTACCAGAACAAGCTGACCGCGGCCGGCATTATGCCGATCGACACTTGGCGGGCAGACGGTAAGTTCACCGAAGCGGGTGGCGCCAGTGCCGCCGAGGCGATTCTGGCGAAACACCCGCACGTGACGGCTTTATTCGCGGGTAACGACAAGATGGCGATCGGTGCGTTGCACTATCTCAACCGTAGGCGCATCAAGGTGCCGCAGCAGATCTCGGTCGTCGGGTTCGACGACATGCAGCAGGCGGCGTTCGCCAACCCCAGCCTGACCACCGTTCACCTGCCGTTGTACGAGGTGGGGCAACTGGCGTGCGAGCGTCTCGTCGAACGCATTCGCGGCAAGGCCGACCGGGTGGCGCAAGTGCTGCCCACGCACCTGGTGGTGCGCGAGTCGACCGCCATGGCCAGCAACGTCGGAGGATAGTCCGCGCTGCGGGCGGCTCTTCCATAGAAACTTCACACATCCTGCATTTTGCAGCAACCAGCGACCGGCGGATCCCCTTCGTCGCTTGCGAGGAGAAACGTTCATGTCCCTGCCGAAAATCAGCCGCGCCACCGCGCTCTTGTCCGCCGCCGTGTTTGCCGCCTGCCCAATGCTGGCCCGCGCCGAGGTCATCGTCGATGGCAGCAACGTCACGTTCCGGCTCGACGCGCGCCAGTGGACCGACAAGCCCTCGTCCGTCAACGTCGCCGGCAGCTTTCAGGGCTGGAATAAGGATGCGACCGAACTCACTGATGCCGATGGTGACCACATCTGGGAAGCAACCGTTCCCGTTAACGACCAAGGCCAGCACCAGTACAAGTTCGTCGTCGATTCCGACCGCTGGATCAGCGACGCCACCGCCGACCCGACGCTGGACGTCGACGACAATTACGGCGGCAAGAACAGTGGGTTCATCGTCGGCTACGACGTACGCAAGGCCCCGCCACCCAAGCCCGATCATGTGAACATGGAAGCCGTGACCCACGACCCCGCCACCGATTCCTCGGTGCTCTCGGCCGATCAGGCGTTGCTGCGCATCCGCGTACAACCCGGTGACATTCAGTCGATCGATGCGGTCTACCGGTACGATCAGACGGAAGAGGTGAAGCGTACGCCCGCGTTCAAGCTGGGCGTGCGTAACGGCCTCGACGAGTACGGCGTGCTGGTGCCCAACACCGGTGCTACCTTGCGCTACACGTTCGACATTCAGGACGGCAGCACGACCACGCAGTTGAAGCCTGCCGGTGGCGAGGCGTTCGAGCTGGCGTTGAACACGCCGCTGGTGCAGACGCCCGACTGGGCCAAGAGCGCGGTCTGGTACCAGATCTTCCCCGAGCGGTTCCGCAACGGTGAGAGCAGCAACGACCCCGGTGGCAAGCCCGGCGAGCACTTGGTGAAGTGGACCAGCAACTGGTGGCAAACGCAGCCCGGTGAAACGCCCGGTGACGAGAACTTCTACAAGGGCACCGGCAACGTCTGGCAGCGCCGCTACGGTGGCGACATTCAGGGCCTGCGTGAATCGCTGCCTTACCTGCGCGAGCTGGGCATCAACGCGATCTACCTCAACCCGGTGTTCGAAGGCGAGTCGATGCACAAGTACGACACCGCCGACTTCCGCCACATCGATGACAACTTCGGCGTGAAGGGCGACATCGCGGCGCTGGAAGGGGAGAGCGACGACCCGGCGACGTGGAAGTGGACGGCCTCGGACAAGCTGTTCCTCGACTTCCTCGACGAAGCGCACCGCCAAGGCTTCAAGGTCATCATCGACGGCGTCTTCAACCACGTCGGTCGGGCGCACCCGTTCTTCCAAGACGTGCTCGCCAAGGGGAAGAACAGCAAGTACGCCGACTGGTTCGAGATCACCGACTGGGGCGACGAGAGCAACTGGCGGCCGATGGCCGACCCATACGAAGTGCACGGCAAGCCGGGTGGCATTCAGTGGAAGGCATGGGACGAGCAAAGCGGCCACCTGCCGGTCTTCAAGAAGGATGACAAACTCGGCTTAGCGCCCGGCCCGCGCGATCACATCATGGCGATCACCAAGCGCTGGCTGGCGCCCGACGGGGATCCGAGCCGCGGTATCGATGGTTGGCGCCTCGACGTGCCCGGCGACATTCCGCACCCGTTCTGGATCGATTGGCGCAAGGTCGTGAAGGGCGCCAAGCCCGATGCTTACATTACCGGTGAGATCTGGACCTGGGCCCAGCCGTGGCTGAACAAGGGCGACCAGTTCGACGCGGTGATGAATTACCAGTTTGCGATGCCGGCTCAGGAGTTCCTCATGAACGAGGAAAAGCAGATGAAGCCG
Above is a window of Tepidisphaeraceae bacterium DNA encoding:
- a CDS encoding PEP-CTERM sorting domain-containing protein (PEP-CTERM proteins occur, often in large numbers, in the proteomes of bacteria that also encode an exosortase, a predicted intramembrane cysteine proteinase. The presence of a PEP-CTERM domain at a protein's C-terminus predicts cleavage within the sorting domain, followed by covalent anchoring to some some component of the (usually Gram-negative) cell surface. Many PEP-CTERM proteins exhibit an unusual sequence composition that includes large numbers of potential glycosylation sites. Expression of one such protein has been shown restore the ability of a bacterium to form floc, a type of biofilm.), whose product is MKMGISRRRGVSSRSALLAAAALVAVATATPVSAAVYSGNGATGFGGAIGGSTLTVIENGSNIDFSLSPGVSFSGNALVLYVDNGAGGVTNTSTLTDNADGGRTAISGLSGSGRTLVNFAPTFDADLAITLEPGSFSGLFNLATPSNFGFVSSGGLSGSGTGPFTFSYSKAALGVADGGSFDFVGTLISTSGYRSNETIGLSVTTPGSAGDAPNAGFTGTQTFSTFGTFTTATPVPEPTSLGLLALGGVALLRRRHAN
- a CDS encoding LacI family DNA-binding transcriptional regulator, with product MSLRDVAKMANVSVATVSMVLNDNPRISRATHMHVQRIIDKVGYRPNRLAQSLSSKYTQVLAIIIPALRHAFADAYFGEVISGVCDRAGKLGYKVILEQAKPEYIKTKQHVEIFERRYVDGVVAMGVNDRHTFLDEFADRRYPVIVVDNYFPQWGLDHVVCDYRGGAEQAMNYLLQLGHREIGLIYAAPEIRTSRDKIEVYQNKLTAAGIMPIDTWRADGKFTEAGGASAAEAILAKHPHVTALFAGNDKMAIGALHYLNRRRIKVPQQISVVGFDDMQQAAFANPSLTTVHLPLYEVGQLACERLVERIRGKADRVAQVLPTHLVVRESTAMASNVGG
- a CDS encoding alpha amylase N-terminal ig-like domain-containing protein, with product MSLPKISRATALLSAAVFAACPMLARAEVIVDGSNVTFRLDARQWTDKPSSVNVAGSFQGWNKDATELTDADGDHIWEATVPVNDQGQHQYKFVVDSDRWISDATADPTLDVDDNYGGKNSGFIVGYDVRKAPPPKPDHVNMEAVTHDPATDSSVLSADQALLRIRVQPGDIQSIDAVYRYDQTEEVKRTPAFKLGVRNGLDEYGVLVPNTGATLRYTFDIQDGSTTTQLKPAGGEAFELALNTPLVQTPDWAKSAVWYQIFPERFRNGESSNDPGGKPGEHLVKWTSNWWQTQPGETPGDENFYKGTGNVWQRRYGGDIQGLRESLPYLRELGINAIYLNPVFEGESMHKYDTADFRHIDDNFGVKGDIAALEGESDDPATWKWTASDKLFLDFLDEAHRQGFKVIIDGVFNHVGRAHPFFQDVLAKGKNSKYADWFEITDWGDESNWRPMADPYEVHGKPGGIQWKAWDEQSGHLPVFKKDDKLGLAPGPRDHIMAITKRWLAPDGDPSRGIDGWRLDVPGDIPHPFWIDWRKVVKGAKPDAYITGEIWTWAQPWLNKGDQFDAVMNYQFAMPAQEFLMNEEKQMKPSVFASRLNQVQLAYPFNVALVQQNLYDSHDTDRVASMFVNPDRPYDGANRPQDNAANWLYSPAKPNDEQWQRLKQAAALQYTYVGAPMIYYGTEAGMWSPDDPSNRQPMIWQHLQPYDDAQVTFKQDLFDYYQRLAAVRQKLEALREGFYVPVVADDENNVLVYRRSKGDQHVYVVVNRSDQEQQIDVPLAASDHGKTLVNWLDEKQANVKMPEGNVTERATVSAIDNGGAVAAGETLKVTLPAYGTAVLSQNVPMP